The following coding sequences lie in one Peribacillus frigoritolerans genomic window:
- a CDS encoding EsaB/YukD family protein codes for MYIQLTIDLNRYTGEVFDLQVSNYRSIKKVVEIIWQVKDIASAPKEGYWVRVQNKEFVCSGYETLLDSGITTGDRLEIL; via the coding sequence ATATATATTCAACTAACGATTGATTTAAACAGGTATACAGGGGAAGTATTTGATTTGCAAGTGTCGAATTACCGCTCCATCAAAAAGGTTGTGGAAATCATATGGCAGGTAAAGGATATTGCCAGTGCACCTAAAGAAGGCTATTGGGTGCGGGTCCAGAATAAAGAGTTCGTATGTTCAGGTTATGAAACCCTGCTTGATAGCGGAATTACGACGGGGGACCGCCTAGAGATCCTCTAA